From a single Brassica napus cultivar Da-Ae chromosome C9, Da-Ae, whole genome shotgun sequence genomic region:
- the LOC106428962 gene encoding uncharacterized protein LOC106428962 has product MDHTLKMLHDVIARSMQQPQVQPQPLMPPQPTVSTPMLPLLTAMKNMKTPHFEGGTDPFQADQWLRTMEKNFETLTCSEESKKKMAVYYLDKDATEWWESRDHQVGHLVTTWAAFKQEFERKYFTPESKRRLQRQFANLVQGDKTSLTELVEKAVNVEIGLEAEKAASKKFKQHQEGKYGGNQRSFKGKDKEKESGGPSRRSLFTGKCFNCGKTGHKSSECFGKKHGSFQSNSYNPTCYTCGKKGHISTQCSVNHPIPATPITVHPPPPPPLPAITPAPKSQAIGGRVYALELEDTKPPGPSKGPITGTLHVAGRPTHVLFDSGATHSFVAPEVAAEFVGSFLIDRMDVAVMTPGDQTLQAKECLRRVPLVICEKMFLADLLVVPLKGYEVILGMDWLSGYRAQLDCGKGRILFKDNGQRQIVFYGISPSKSVSLVAALRVEDLLKDGEAYLVTVTASGGPASNRVEITDIAVVQEFEDVFSALKELPPPRSNPFTIILEPEAKPIAKDPYRMAPAELA; this is encoded by the exons ATGGATCACACTCTGAAGATGCTTCATGACGTGATAGCGAGGTCAATGCAACAACCTCAGGTGCAACCTCAGCCACTTATGCCACCACAACCTACAGTGTCTACACCGATGTTACCATTACTAACTGCCATGAAGAATATGAAGACACCACATTTTGAAGGCGGGACAGATCCATTTCAAGCCGACCAGTGGCTTCGAACTATGGAGAAAAACTTTGAGACCCTGACATGTTCTGAAGAGTCTAAGAAGAAAATGGCAGTATATTACTTAGACAAAGACGCAACAGAATGGTGGGAGAGTAGGGATCACCAAGTGGGACATCTGGTCACCACTTGGGCGGCATTCAAACAAGAATTTGAACGCAAGTACTTCACTCCTGAATCCAAGCGAAGGCTTCAACGCCAGTTTGCAAACTTGGTACAAGGAGATAAGACG AGTCTCACCGAGCTAGTGGAAAAGGCTGTGAATGTGGAGATCGGGTTGGAAGCTGAGAAGGCGGCAAGTAAGAAATTCAAGCAGCATCAAGAAGGAAAATATGGTGGAAACCAAAGATCTTTTAAGGGTAAAGATAAGGAAAAGGAATCAGGAGGGCCAAGTCGACGATCTCTGTTCACAGGAAAATGCTTTAACTGTGGCAAGACAGGCCATAAGTCAAGTGAATGCTTCGGAAAGAAACATGGATCCTTTCAGTCAAACTCATACAATCCTACATGCTACACGTGTGGAAAGAAAGGACACATCTCTACCCAGTGTAGTGTCAATCATCCTATCCCAGCTACGCCAATCACTGTCCAtcctcctccacctccaccTCTACCTGCAATCACACCAGCACCAAAAAGTCAAGCTATAGGAGGCAGAGTTTACGCTTTAGAACTAGAGGATACTAAACCTCCAGGCCCATCTAAGGGTCCCATCACAG GAACCTTACATGTTGCGGGGCGTcccacacatgtattgttcgactcGGGGGCAACACATAGCTTTGTGGCCCCTGAGGTAGCTGCCGAGTTTGTGGGTTCATTTCTGATTGACAGGATGGATGTGGCTGTGATGACTCCCGGAGACCAAACCCTCCAAGCAAAAGAATGCCTCAGAAGAGTTCCGTTAGTCATTTGCGAGAAGATGTTCTTGGCAGATTTGTTGGTGGTGCCCTTAAAGGGATATGAGGTTATCCTGGGCATGGATTGGTTATCAGGCTATCGGGCACAATTAGATTGTGGAAAAGGTCGTATTTTGTTCAAGGATAACGGGCAACGACAAATAGTGTTTTACGGGATCAGTCCAAGCAAGTCTGTGTCTTTAGTAGCTGCCTTGAGAGTGGAAGATTTGCTTAAGGATGGAGAAGCGTATCTGGTAACAGTAACTGCTAGTGGAGGACCCGCCAGCAATAGAGTTGAAATTACGGATATTGCGGTAGTACAAGAGTTTGAGGATGTGTTCTCAGCGTTGAAAGAGTTACCTCCACCTCGAAGTAACCCTTTCACAATTATCTTGGAACCTGAAGCGAAGCCGATAGCAAAGGATCCCTACCGCATGGCACCTGCAGAGTTAGCTTAG